TTGTAAAGGTAAAAGTAAAAGAAGACCCTCTTTCGGATTCCGTTAAATACTTAGAAGCTGTGACCAAGATGATGGGCACTAATGTCCAAATTGATGTCAACAAAAATGGTCGAGTGCTAGAAATGAATGTAACAAGTGATAAATCCGGTTTACTAATTGGAAAAAGAGGACAAACGTTAAATGCACTTCAGTATTTAACTCAATTAGTAGCAAATCATTCTTCTGACCAGTATGTTACAGTCATTCTAGATGCTGAAAACTACAGGGAAAAGAGAAATGAAACACTGGTACAATTAGCTGAACGTTTAGCATATAAAGCCATTCAGACTAAGAAAGAAGTTTCATTAGAGCCGATGCCTTCCTATGAAAGAAAGGTCATACATACGGCACTTTCCCATAATCATAAGGTTCGGACCTTCTCGAGTGGAGCTGAGCCAAACCGACATATTGTAATTGCACCTGAGCTGTAGACATCTTTGATTAGTTAAATCCCTTAAGCCATGTTAATGGTTTAAGGGATTTTTTTTTTATTTTTTAGCTAGTTATAATATTAGATATTTTATTATACATAAATACTTTTCGGGCCACTTCTCAATCCGAAATGCATCCGTTGTTATTCACATGTGGATAAGATAAAATATCGGAAGAAGCAGAATAGACTTGTGGATAGTGATGTCTTCTTTTTTGGTATAAAAAATGATAAACTTAAAATTTAGGGCTTGTTTTGTGGATAAAAGGAAAACATAGTAAGAAAAGCCAAACTGCCATGAAACCAGAGCATTATATGAAAGTGAGTTCATTAAAATAGATGAAGATCAAGCTGAAATGAGGTGAAAAGATGGAATTTGATACAATTGCTGCGATTTCCACTCCAATGGGAGAGGGAGCAATCGCAATTGTTCGTTTAAGTGGGGATCAAGCAATTGAAATTGCAGACCGGTTGTTTATTGCGAAAAATAAAAAGAAACTAGAAATGATGGAAACTCATACGATTCATTACGGACACATACAGGAGCCAAAAACAGGTGATATTGTAGAGGAAGTAATGGTATCAATGATGAGGGGGCCAAAAACGTTTACCCGTGAAGATGTGGTAGAAATCAACTGTCATGGGGGTATGGTATCGGTTAACCGAATTTTACAATTAGTACTAAAGTACGGTGCTCGTTTAGCTGAGCCAGGTGAATTTACTAAGCGTGCCTTTCTAAATGGAAGAATTGATTTATCTCAAGCCGAAGCGGTAATGGACTTAATTCGTGCTAAAACAGATAAAGCGATGAATGTAGCCATTAACCAAATAGAAGGCAGGTTATCAAAACTAATCCAAGGATTAAGACAAGAGATTCTAGAAACCTTGGCACATGTGGAAGTCAATATTGATTACCCAGAATATGATGATGTGGAAGAAATGACACACCATGTTCTTTTAGATAAGGCTAAAAAGGTTCAATCACAAATTGAATCTTTATTACAAACAGCTTCACAAGGAAAAATATTAAGAGAAGGTATTTCTACCGTGATAATCGGACGTCCGAATGTTGGAAAATCCTCTTTATTGAATAGTCTTGTTCAAGAAAATAAGGCTATTGTAACAGATATTCCAGGGACAACCCGAGATGTAATTGAAGAATATGTAAATATCAGAGGAGTCCCTTTAAGGCTCGTTGATACTGCTGGGATACGTGAGACGGAAGACATTGTTGAAAGAATAGGGGTAGAGAGGTCACGAAAAGTATTAAAAGAAGCAGACTTAATTTTGCTTGTTTTAAACTATTCCGAAGAGCTTTCTGACGAAGATATTAATTTGTTTAAGGCAATAGAGGGCATGGATGCCATTATTCTAGTAAATAAAACCGACTTACCTCCAAAAATTGATCTCGATAAAGTACGTAAGTTAGCATCTAATCAACCAGTAATTACTACTTCTTTATTAAATGAAGAAGGTATTGATCAACTAGAAGAGGCCATTGCTGCTCTCTTTTTTGAGGGTGAATTAGATGTTGGAGATATAACCTATGTATCCAACAGTCGTCATATTGCGTTATTAAATCAGGCATTGCAATCAATTGAAGATGCCATTACTGCAGTTGAAAATGGAACACCAATTGACTTAGTTCAAATTGATATGACGCGTGCTTGGGAATTACTCGGTGAAATTATTGGAGATGCTGTTCATGAAAGCTTAATTGATCAGCTATTTTCGCAATTTTGCTTAGGTAAATAATATAACCTTTTAAAAGGAGGTAGTGATATGCAGCATTATGAAGCTGGAGATTTTGATGTCGTTGTTATTGGTGCGGGCCATGCTGGTTGTGAAGCGGGACTAGCCGCTGCAAGACTGGGTGCCAAGACACTAATGATTACCATCAATTTAGATATGGTTGCATTTATGCCATGTAACCCATCTGTTGGTGGTCCAGCTAAGGGGATTGTTGTACGGGAAATAGATGCCCTTGGCGGTGAAATGGCTAAAAATATCGACAAAACACATATTCAAATGAGAATGTTGAACACAGGAAAGGGTCCTGCAGTTCGAGCTCTACGTGCGCAAGCTGATAAGTTTTCTTATCAACATGAAATGAAAAAAACGTTAGAGAATGAACCTAATTTAACACTACTTCAAGGGATGGTTGAAAGACTTGTAGTGGAAGATGGAGAATGTAAGGGTATCATTACTCAAACAGGAGCCATGTATAAAGCAAAAACAGTGGTTATTACAACAGGAACCTTCCTAAGAGGAGAAATTATTTTAGGAGAACTAAAGTATTCCAGTGGGCCAAATAACCAACAACCCTCTATTAAGCTGTCCGAACATTTAGAGGAACTTGGGTTTGATTTAGTACGTTTTAAAACGGGGACACCTCCAAGAGTGAATAGTCATACAATTGATTATTCTAAAACTGAAGTTCAACCAGGTGATGAGGTACCAAGAGCTTTTTCATATGAAACAACAAAGTATATTACAGATCAACTACCTTGTTGGTTAACGTATACGAATGATCTAACACACCAAATTATTGATGAGAATTTACATCGTTCTCCAATGTTCTCAGGAATGATTAAAGGAACAGGACCACGTTATTGTCCTTCCATTGAGGATAAGGTAGTTCGATTTAATGATAAGCCTAGGCATCAAATTTTCCTAGAGCCAGAAGGACGGAATACCCAAGAAGTATATGTACAGGGACTATCTACTAGCTTGCCAGAAGATGTACAACGTAAAATTTTAAGCACTATTCCAGGACTAGAGAATGTTCAAATGATGAGAGCGGGATATGCAATTGAATATGATGCAATTGTACCAACACAATTATGGCCAACATTAGAGACTAAAAAGGTCAAAAACCTTTATACAGCTGGCCAAATTAACGGTACATCTGGATACGAAGAAGCTGCTGGACAAGGTATTATGGCGGGAATAAATGCAGGATGTCGTGCAACTGGAAAAGAAGAAGTGGTATTAAGCCGTTCAGATGCTTATATTGGTGTACTTATTGATGATTTAGTTACAAAAGGAACAAATGAACCATATCGACTATTAACTTCTAGAGCAGAATACCGATTACTACTACGTCATGATAATGCAGATTTAAGATTAACTGAAATTGGACATAAGATTGGTCTTATTAGTGAAGAGAGATATCTCAAATTTGAAGCAAAGAAACAAGCTATTGAAGAAGAAAAAGAAAGACTTCGATCTATTATCATCAAACCTAATGAGACAACTCAGGAGCTAATCAGAAGTGTAGGTGGTAGTGAATTAAAGGACGGAATAAAAGCTATTGATTTGTTAAAGAGACCTGAAATAACGTATTCTCATATTTATCAGCTAGCACCTGCAGAAACGGAAATAGATGAAGAGATTATGGAACAGGTTGAGATTCAAGTTAAATATGAAGGGTATATCCAAAAGTCTTTACAACAAGTGGAAAGATTAAAGAAGATGGAAGATAAAAAAGTTCCTGTTGATATTGATTATGATGCCATTCACGGATTAGCTAATGAAGCACGTCAAAAGCTAAAAGAGGTTCGTCCATTATCTATTGCACAAGCTTCAAGGATATCTGGTGTCAATCCAGCAGATATCTCAATACTTCTTGTTTATATAGAACAAGGAAAAATTGCAAAGGTTTCTAATAACTAATTTCATTAAATTTGACTATAGAACAGTGGTGTGAGTGGAACAAAAGGACCATTTTACTAATAAGTGGCACTCCACTCCACTTTTCATTTCCTTAAATACTTTGGTTATCTAGCTTAAGCGTCTAGTTACTCGACTCGCTTGATCGAGGAGTTTCTGCATTTATGTAAAGGATGTGTTTCAATGAAGGAGCTAGAGTTTCAAAATTTACTTCAAGAAAAAGGAATTACCTTATCATCAGAACAATTAGAGCAGTTTAGATTATATTATGAACTTCTAATTGAGTGGAATGAGAAAATAAACTTAACTGCTATAACAGACCGTGACGAAGTATATGAAAAACATTTCTATGACTCCATTTCAGCTGCTTTTTATACCTCTATGGAAGAAGTAGAAACGTTCTGTGATGTTGGAGCGGGTGCGGGTTTTCCAAGTATTCCGTTAAAAATTTGCTTTCCACATTTGAAAATATCGATTGTTGATTCCCTAAAAAAGAGGATAACTTTTTTAGAAGAATTAGCGTCTAAACTTCATTTGAAGAATGTTTCTTTATATCATTATCGAGCTGAGGAATTCGGTAGAAAACCCGAACATCGTGAACAGTATGATTTGGTTACGGCTAGAGCTGTTGCCAGGATGTCAGTGTTAAGTGAATTGTGCCTTCCTTTGGTAAAACCTAATGGCCAATTTATTGCATTGAAAGGATCCCAAGGAAATGAAGAGTGGATAAAAGGGAAAAAAGCCGTATCTTTACTTGGAGGGGAACTAATTGATCAAGTTTCGTTCTCTCTTCCGTATGAAGATCATCAACGTACAATTTATAAAATTAGGAAGGTAAAACCTACACCTAAAAAGTATCCACGTAAACCTGGGACTCCTAATAAACAACCTCTAGAATAAGGAAGAAGAGGATTATTTTAGCAGAATGGAAAACCTAAATAGATTTGCGCTATTTGAGTGGTGTCATGCCTAATTATGATAAAATAATATGTATATATTATTTAGGAGCTTACTTCAGGTATAAATGTTTCACGTGAAACATTTTATTCTGGAATTAGAAAAAGCATAAGTTTTTGCAGGAACTTTTGAACTAGAAAGAGAATAATAACTAGGGAGTTTCTTTAAGGTGGTGTAGGGAATGAAAAGTCCATTCTCACGTTTTTTTGGAATGACTGAGAAAGTGACAGAAGAAGTTGAAGTAGAAATGGAAATGGAGTTAGAGGAAGACTATTCTATTAAAAACGAAAAGGAAATCAATCAAATTCCTGTAGCACAAATAGTTCCAAATAGATATCAACCTCGGACTGTTTTTAACGATGAGAAGATAGAAGAGTTAGCAAGAACGATACATACTCATGGAATTATTCAACCAATAGTTGTAAGACAGGTTGAGGAAGAATTATATGAGATTATTGCTGGAGAAAGACGCTTTAGAGCGGTTCAGTCCTTAGAATGGGAAACAATTCCTGCAATAATTAAAAACTTCAATGATACTGAAACAGCATCTGTTGCTCTAATAGAAAACCTCCAACGTGAGGAGTTATCACCCATCGAAGAAGCTATTGCTTATGGGAAACTCTTAGAGCTACATAATCTAACACAAGAAGCCTTAGCACAACGTTTAGGGAAGGGACAGTCTACTGTTGCCAATAAATTAAGGCTATTAAAACTTCCACAGGAAGTTCAGAATGCTTTATTAAGTAAACAAATTACAGAAAGACATGCCCGGGCGTTAATTCCTCTTAAAAATCCAGAAAAACAGGTGAACCTGCTGCAGGAAATCATCGAGAAACAATTAAATGTAAAACAAACGGAAGACCGCGTGGTCAAGCTTTTGGAAAAAAATGAGGTTAAGCCTAAGCCAAAGAAGAAGGCTTTTAGTAAAGATATGAGAATTGCAGTAAACACAATTCGCCAGTCATTAACAATGGTAAACGATAGCGGGATTAAGTTAGATACAGAAGAAGAGGAATTTGAAGAGTTTTACCAATTTACAATTAAAATCCCTAAGAAATAATACATTTTTTATCTATTATTCTAATTATAATGTCCTCCAAAGCAACCAATACCTTTAACTTATTAAGGTGGTATCTGCTTTGTGGAGGACTTTTTTGTATATATAGCTAGGTACGAATGTATCTGTGCAGTTTAAGTGTAGTATTTATCAGGACAAACAAGAGCTCCTGTTATTGAGATTATGGTTTAATTTGGTACCTTCTTCTATGTTTATCTTTTCTATTTTTCTTAGCCTTTCTGATTTTTCATGATACAATAGATTACATGATTACTAGAA
The nucleotide sequence above comes from Bacillus carboniphilus. Encoded proteins:
- the rsmG gene encoding 16S rRNA (guanine(527)-N(7))-methyltransferase RsmG yields the protein MKELEFQNLLQEKGITLSSEQLEQFRLYYELLIEWNEKINLTAITDRDEVYEKHFYDSISAAFYTSMEEVETFCDVGAGAGFPSIPLKICFPHLKISIVDSLKKRITFLEELASKLHLKNVSLYHYRAEEFGRKPEHREQYDLVTARAVARMSVLSELCLPLVKPNGQFIALKGSQGNEEWIKGKKAVSLLGGELIDQVSFSLPYEDHQRTIYKIRKVKPTPKKYPRKPGTPNKQPLE
- the mnmE gene encoding tRNA uridine-5-carboxymethylaminomethyl(34) synthesis GTPase MnmE, whose translation is MEFDTIAAISTPMGEGAIAIVRLSGDQAIEIADRLFIAKNKKKLEMMETHTIHYGHIQEPKTGDIVEEVMVSMMRGPKTFTREDVVEINCHGGMVSVNRILQLVLKYGARLAEPGEFTKRAFLNGRIDLSQAEAVMDLIRAKTDKAMNVAINQIEGRLSKLIQGLRQEILETLAHVEVNIDYPEYDDVEEMTHHVLLDKAKKVQSQIESLLQTASQGKILREGISTVIIGRPNVGKSSLLNSLVQENKAIVTDIPGTTRDVIEEYVNIRGVPLRLVDTAGIRETEDIVERIGVERSRKVLKEADLILLVLNYSEELSDEDINLFKAIEGMDAIILVNKTDLPPKIDLDKVRKLASNQPVITTSLLNEEGIDQLEEAIAALFFEGELDVGDITYVSNSRHIALLNQALQSIEDAITAVENGTPIDLVQIDMTRAWELLGEIIGDAVHESLIDQLFSQFCLGK
- the jag gene encoding RNA-binding cell elongation regulator Jag/EloR, with product MKQKTATGQSVDEAIQSALSELNISIDQAEITIVDEGKKGLLGIFGSRPAIVKVKVKEDPLSDSVKYLEAVTKMMGTNVQIDVNKNGRVLEMNVTSDKSGLLIGKRGQTLNALQYLTQLVANHSSDQYVTVILDAENYREKRNETLVQLAERLAYKAIQTKKEVSLEPMPSYERKVIHTALSHNHKVRTFSSGAEPNRHIVIAPEL
- the mnmG gene encoding tRNA uridine-5-carboxymethylaminomethyl(34) synthesis enzyme MnmG — encoded protein: MQHYEAGDFDVVVIGAGHAGCEAGLAAARLGAKTLMITINLDMVAFMPCNPSVGGPAKGIVVREIDALGGEMAKNIDKTHIQMRMLNTGKGPAVRALRAQADKFSYQHEMKKTLENEPNLTLLQGMVERLVVEDGECKGIITQTGAMYKAKTVVITTGTFLRGEIILGELKYSSGPNNQQPSIKLSEHLEELGFDLVRFKTGTPPRVNSHTIDYSKTEVQPGDEVPRAFSYETTKYITDQLPCWLTYTNDLTHQIIDENLHRSPMFSGMIKGTGPRYCPSIEDKVVRFNDKPRHQIFLEPEGRNTQEVYVQGLSTSLPEDVQRKILSTIPGLENVQMMRAGYAIEYDAIVPTQLWPTLETKKVKNLYTAGQINGTSGYEEAAGQGIMAGINAGCRATGKEEVVLSRSDAYIGVLIDDLVTKGTNEPYRLLTSRAEYRLLLRHDNADLRLTEIGHKIGLISEERYLKFEAKKQAIEEEKERLRSIIIKPNETTQELIRSVGGSELKDGIKAIDLLKRPEITYSHIYQLAPAETEIDEEIMEQVEIQVKYEGYIQKSLQQVERLKKMEDKKVPVDIDYDAIHGLANEARQKLKEVRPLSIAQASRISGVNPADISILLVYIEQGKIAKVSNN
- the noc gene encoding nucleoid occlusion protein translates to MKSPFSRFFGMTEKVTEEVEVEMEMELEEDYSIKNEKEINQIPVAQIVPNRYQPRTVFNDEKIEELARTIHTHGIIQPIVVRQVEEELYEIIAGERRFRAVQSLEWETIPAIIKNFNDTETASVALIENLQREELSPIEEAIAYGKLLELHNLTQEALAQRLGKGQSTVANKLRLLKLPQEVQNALLSKQITERHARALIPLKNPEKQVNLLQEIIEKQLNVKQTEDRVVKLLEKNEVKPKPKKKAFSKDMRIAVNTIRQSLTMVNDSGIKLDTEEEEFEEFYQFTIKIPKK